From a single Solenopsis invicta isolate M01_SB chromosome 6, UNIL_Sinv_3.0, whole genome shotgun sequence genomic region:
- the LOC105200515 gene encoding zinc finger and BTB domain-containing protein 18 isoform X2 encodes MHEGQKYFKNKAVGIGRLVWQWTLRVGWRCNGKKFTRGSGLEIDKMDQQYCLRWNNHPANLTDVLSSLLAREALCDVTLACVGETFKAHQTILSACSPYFESIFLQNTHPHPIIFLKDVNDTEMKALLHFMYKGEVNVSQHLLPMFLKTAEALQIRGLTDNSVNNKTEDKCPSPDPETQTGVRHSDSPNLQSHHEKRKRKNSGSYDVSLSGPPSERFLSDSQTSSQCSYKSSPPVIPKLNNALGVEMEDGGRPMSPASQPQAPIKQEVDHHLPDFHDNISLPTGMEWEVQRDGKSDETMDVQNMTSNRPDSAVVQVSRESAIMAGGSLYVDMSGIASEFSGNSHNPLSQDVPTNSHYPYKSHNTDQTQPFETLAKYASRVKTFESDMHRSLQVNQGPGMSVIQSTMCTNFQRSTSQSRKAGRFKLGWLDMYSWLQYDERSNLMFCKYCRKWSESIPEIRTSFAAGNGNFRLEIVNHHDKCKAHNLCVIKENEAKKSYACTTKTC; translated from the exons ATGCACGAAGgtcaaaagtattttaaaaataaggccGTAGGCATTGGCAGATTGGTATGGCAGTGGACGTTAAGGGTCGGGTGGCGTTGTAATGGCAAAAAGTTTACGAGAG GGTCGGGATTGGAGATAGACAAGATGGACCAGCAGTATTGTCTACGGTGGAACAATCATCCAGCCAACCTCACTGACGTTCTCAGCTCGCTGCTAGCCAGAGAGGCACTCTGCGATGTGACCCTGGCCTGTGTCGGAGAGACTTTCAAGGCGCACCAGACCATACTCTCCGCATGCAGTCCGTATTTCGAGAGCATTTTCCTGCAAAACACCCACCCCCATCCAATCATATTCCTCAAGGATGTCAATGACACAGAAATGAAGGCGTTGCTGCACTTTATGTACAAGGGCGAAGTCAATGTTAGTCAGCATCTGCTACCGATGTTCCTTAAAACAGCGGAGGCATTGCAGATCAGAGGCCTCACGGATAATAGTGTAAATAACAAGACGGAGGACAAATGCCCGTCACCAGATCCAGAAACGCAAACTGGAGTTAGGCATAGCGATTCGCCTAACCTCCAGTCCCATCatgaaaagaggaaaagaaagaactCAGGCAGCTACGACGTTTCTCTTTCTGGTCCACCTAGCGAAAGATTCTTGTCTGACTCTCAG ACATCTTCGCAGTGTAGTTACAAATCAAGTCCTCCTGTGATTCCAAAGTTAAATAATGCCCTGGGAGTTGAGATGGAAGATGGTGGTCGACCCATGTCTCCTGCTTCACAACCGCAGGCTCCTATTAAACAAGAGGTGGATCACCATTTACCCGACTTCCATGACAATATTTCCCTCCCC ACTGGTATGGAGTGGGAGGTTCAAAGAGATGGGAAGAGTGACGAAACTATGGATGTACAGAACATGACTTCAAATCGTCCAGATTCGGCTGTGGTACAAGTTTCTCGCGAAAGTGCCATCATGGCTGGAGGTTCTCTCTATGTCGATATGTCGGGAATTGCGTCTGAATTCTCCGGAAATTCGCATAATCCACTAAGTCAAGACGTACCCACGAACTCGCACTATCCGTATAAAAGCCATAACACTGATCAAACTCAACCTTTTGAAACGTTAGCCAAATATGCTTCGCGTGTTAAAACATTTGAAAGCGATATGCATAGATCGTTACAAGTAAATCAGGGACCAGGAATGTCCGTAATTCAGTCGACAATGTGCACAAACTTTCAGCGTTCTACTTCGCAAAGTAGAAAGGCTGGTAGATTTAAACTCGGATGGTTAGATATGTATTCCTGGCTGCAATACGACGAACGGTCGAATCTTATGTTTTGTAAATACTGTAGAAAGTGGAGCGAGTCCATACCAGAAATTCGCACTTCGTTCGCTGCGGGAAATGGCAATTTTAGACTCGAGATCGTCAACCACCATGATAAATGTAAAGCACACAATCTGTGTGTGATAAAAGAAAACGAGGCAAAAAAAAGTTACGCTTGTACGACAAAAACATGCTAG
- the LOC105200515 gene encoding zinc finger and BTB domain-containing protein 18 isoform X1, translating into MHEGQKYFKNKAVGIGRLVWQWTLRVGWRCNGKKFTREARRTLCGPRQPRFNLRGDIVRTIGECSWRKWSGLEIDKMDQQYCLRWNNHPANLTDVLSSLLAREALCDVTLACVGETFKAHQTILSACSPYFESIFLQNTHPHPIIFLKDVNDTEMKALLHFMYKGEVNVSQHLLPMFLKTAEALQIRGLTDNSVNNKTEDKCPSPDPETQTGVRHSDSPNLQSHHEKRKRKNSGSYDVSLSGPPSERFLSDSQTSSQCSYKSSPPVIPKLNNALGVEMEDGGRPMSPASQPQAPIKQEVDHHLPDFHDNISLPTGMEWEVQRDGKSDETMDVQNMTSNRPDSAVVQVSRESAIMAGGSLYVDMSGIASEFSGNSHNPLSQDVPTNSHYPYKSHNTDQTQPFETLAKYASRVKTFESDMHRSLQVNQGPGMSVIQSTMCTNFQRSTSQSRKAGRFKLGWLDMYSWLQYDERSNLMFCKYCRKWSESIPEIRTSFAAGNGNFRLEIVNHHDKCKAHNLCVIKENEAKKSYACTTKTC; encoded by the exons ATGCACGAAGgtcaaaagtattttaaaaataaggccGTAGGCATTGGCAGATTGGTATGGCAGTGGACGTTAAGGGTCGGGTGGCGTTGTAATGGCAAAAAGTTTACGAGAG AAGCGCGGAGGACGTTGTGTGGGCCTAGACAGCCGCGATTTAATCTGCGGGGAGATATTGTCAGAACGATAGGAGAGTGCTCGTGGAGAAAGT GGTCGGGATTGGAGATAGACAAGATGGACCAGCAGTATTGTCTACGGTGGAACAATCATCCAGCCAACCTCACTGACGTTCTCAGCTCGCTGCTAGCCAGAGAGGCACTCTGCGATGTGACCCTGGCCTGTGTCGGAGAGACTTTCAAGGCGCACCAGACCATACTCTCCGCATGCAGTCCGTATTTCGAGAGCATTTTCCTGCAAAACACCCACCCCCATCCAATCATATTCCTCAAGGATGTCAATGACACAGAAATGAAGGCGTTGCTGCACTTTATGTACAAGGGCGAAGTCAATGTTAGTCAGCATCTGCTACCGATGTTCCTTAAAACAGCGGAGGCATTGCAGATCAGAGGCCTCACGGATAATAGTGTAAATAACAAGACGGAGGACAAATGCCCGTCACCAGATCCAGAAACGCAAACTGGAGTTAGGCATAGCGATTCGCCTAACCTCCAGTCCCATCatgaaaagaggaaaagaaagaactCAGGCAGCTACGACGTTTCTCTTTCTGGTCCACCTAGCGAAAGATTCTTGTCTGACTCTCAG ACATCTTCGCAGTGTAGTTACAAATCAAGTCCTCCTGTGATTCCAAAGTTAAATAATGCCCTGGGAGTTGAGATGGAAGATGGTGGTCGACCCATGTCTCCTGCTTCACAACCGCAGGCTCCTATTAAACAAGAGGTGGATCACCATTTACCCGACTTCCATGACAATATTTCCCTCCCC ACTGGTATGGAGTGGGAGGTTCAAAGAGATGGGAAGAGTGACGAAACTATGGATGTACAGAACATGACTTCAAATCGTCCAGATTCGGCTGTGGTACAAGTTTCTCGCGAAAGTGCCATCATGGCTGGAGGTTCTCTCTATGTCGATATGTCGGGAATTGCGTCTGAATTCTCCGGAAATTCGCATAATCCACTAAGTCAAGACGTACCCACGAACTCGCACTATCCGTATAAAAGCCATAACACTGATCAAACTCAACCTTTTGAAACGTTAGCCAAATATGCTTCGCGTGTTAAAACATTTGAAAGCGATATGCATAGATCGTTACAAGTAAATCAGGGACCAGGAATGTCCGTAATTCAGTCGACAATGTGCACAAACTTTCAGCGTTCTACTTCGCAAAGTAGAAAGGCTGGTAGATTTAAACTCGGATGGTTAGATATGTATTCCTGGCTGCAATACGACGAACGGTCGAATCTTATGTTTTGTAAATACTGTAGAAAGTGGAGCGAGTCCATACCAGAAATTCGCACTTCGTTCGCTGCGGGAAATGGCAATTTTAGACTCGAGATCGTCAACCACCATGATAAATGTAAAGCACACAATCTGTGTGTGATAAAAGAAAACGAGGCAAAAAAAAGTTACGCTTGTACGACAAAAACATGCTAG
- the LOC105200515 gene encoding hypermethylated in cancer 2 protein isoform X3, whose product MDQQYCLRWNNHPANLTDVLSSLLAREALCDVTLACVGETFKAHQTILSACSPYFESIFLQNTHPHPIIFLKDVNDTEMKALLHFMYKGEVNVSQHLLPMFLKTAEALQIRGLTDNSVNNKTEDKCPSPDPETQTGVRHSDSPNLQSHHEKRKRKNSGSYDVSLSGPPSERFLSDSQTSSQCSYKSSPPVIPKLNNALGVEMEDGGRPMSPASQPQAPIKQEVDHHLPDFHDNISLPTGMEWEVQRDGKSDETMDVQNMTSNRPDSAVVQVSRESAIMAGGSLYVDMSGIASEFSGNSHNPLSQDVPTNSHYPYKSHNTDQTQPFETLAKYASRVKTFESDMHRSLQVNQGPGMSVIQSTMCTNFQRSTSQSRKAGRFKLGWLDMYSWLQYDERSNLMFCKYCRKWSESIPEIRTSFAAGNGNFRLEIVNHHDKCKAHNLCVIKENEAKKSYACTTKTC is encoded by the exons ATGGACCAGCAGTATTGTCTACGGTGGAACAATCATCCAGCCAACCTCACTGACGTTCTCAGCTCGCTGCTAGCCAGAGAGGCACTCTGCGATGTGACCCTGGCCTGTGTCGGAGAGACTTTCAAGGCGCACCAGACCATACTCTCCGCATGCAGTCCGTATTTCGAGAGCATTTTCCTGCAAAACACCCACCCCCATCCAATCATATTCCTCAAGGATGTCAATGACACAGAAATGAAGGCGTTGCTGCACTTTATGTACAAGGGCGAAGTCAATGTTAGTCAGCATCTGCTACCGATGTTCCTTAAAACAGCGGAGGCATTGCAGATCAGAGGCCTCACGGATAATAGTGTAAATAACAAGACGGAGGACAAATGCCCGTCACCAGATCCAGAAACGCAAACTGGAGTTAGGCATAGCGATTCGCCTAACCTCCAGTCCCATCatgaaaagaggaaaagaaagaactCAGGCAGCTACGACGTTTCTCTTTCTGGTCCACCTAGCGAAAGATTCTTGTCTGACTCTCAG ACATCTTCGCAGTGTAGTTACAAATCAAGTCCTCCTGTGATTCCAAAGTTAAATAATGCCCTGGGAGTTGAGATGGAAGATGGTGGTCGACCCATGTCTCCTGCTTCACAACCGCAGGCTCCTATTAAACAAGAGGTGGATCACCATTTACCCGACTTCCATGACAATATTTCCCTCCCC ACTGGTATGGAGTGGGAGGTTCAAAGAGATGGGAAGAGTGACGAAACTATGGATGTACAGAACATGACTTCAAATCGTCCAGATTCGGCTGTGGTACAAGTTTCTCGCGAAAGTGCCATCATGGCTGGAGGTTCTCTCTATGTCGATATGTCGGGAATTGCGTCTGAATTCTCCGGAAATTCGCATAATCCACTAAGTCAAGACGTACCCACGAACTCGCACTATCCGTATAAAAGCCATAACACTGATCAAACTCAACCTTTTGAAACGTTAGCCAAATATGCTTCGCGTGTTAAAACATTTGAAAGCGATATGCATAGATCGTTACAAGTAAATCAGGGACCAGGAATGTCCGTAATTCAGTCGACAATGTGCACAAACTTTCAGCGTTCTACTTCGCAAAGTAGAAAGGCTGGTAGATTTAAACTCGGATGGTTAGATATGTATTCCTGGCTGCAATACGACGAACGGTCGAATCTTATGTTTTGTAAATACTGTAGAAAGTGGAGCGAGTCCATACCAGAAATTCGCACTTCGTTCGCTGCGGGAAATGGCAATTTTAGACTCGAGATCGTCAACCACCATGATAAATGTAAAGCACACAATCTGTGTGTGATAAAAGAAAACGAGGCAAAAAAAAGTTACGCTTGTACGACAAAAACATGCTAG
- the LOC105200512 gene encoding uncharacterized protein LOC105200512: MRSTLRNVHRAQVALLSLVLLMRGFEASEPAKSSTNGAISEDDGDEILTNMNLTTFKERYRRLIPYMTFYVANNYLNNQATLAQNYADELTGGTLLRKPTSQQHPPTRLVGVPRRGGNKYRISSPDHDKKFVPSVQFDPRNIGGDNDYFAPVKYNPKINYEYSTPSYQLYQVQKTYPEITTPVSHILNKESRYFVTARPLQSSAPVIKKPLLGNPQDDYDQDYTARPNIAVNYPSKEYQGLRYIPPPVHANVQQQQPVKPSVSLYRKPNVNLNNLIESFQLSERLPEMLNKDNLDSSIKTLIEILNILHNTRQENFPQPQGPPLSPPPSPPRLIGYDVYKPKIYTRPKVVTETRFQVTPSPLIITDDPERYKATDGDIPIKSSLQSDYNLNHVKDEKVEYYIPYVQDISNEPKQGLRPTSTPNAPTTDHSYEITEDLSDDILQDERYTLPISTEASTSQQYVAQNEVTRPGPKMPLPALKYGATRGKPNVDYPAYATIPETKFNCKDQRYKGFFGDPATGCQVWHYCDLNGGKSSFLCPNGTIFSQVALTCDWWFNVKCETTTQLYVLNERLYKYILPIMPKFPEDFTGPEVDRYLELKFKEMEAKMKEKKLKKQQEEKSKHKGKSQTADDEE, encoded by the exons TTCTCTTGATGCGAGGTTTCGAAGCATCGGAGCCAGCGAAGTCGAGCACGAACGGTGCTATTTCGGAGGATGACGGGGACGAGATACTGACGAACATGAATCTAACGACGTTTAAAGAAAGATATCGAAGATTGATACCCTACATGACTTTTTACGTCGCCAACAACTACCTAAATAACCAAGCTACATTGGCGCAAAATTACGCGGACGAGCTGACGGGTGGTACCCTGCTCCGGAAGCCCACGTCGCAGCAACACCCTCCAACTCGGCTGGTTGGCGTGCCAAGGCGGGGCGGTAATAAGTACCGCATCAGTTCACCCGACCATGACAAGAAGTTCGTTCCGTCCGTGCAATTCGATCCCAGAAACATCGGAGGCGACAACGACTACTTCGCGCCAGTCAAGTACAACCCCAAAATCAACTACGAGTATTCTACTCCGTCCTATCAGCTCTATCAGGTGCAAAAGACATATCCCGAAATAACCACGCCTGTCAGTCATATTCTGAATAAGGAAAGTCGATATTTCGTCACCGCGAGACCCCTGCAATCATCCGCTCCCGTGATCAAGAAACCGCTGCTCGGCAACCCGCAGGACGATTATGATCAGGATTACACGGCGAGGCCAAACATTGCTGTTAATTATCCCAGCAAGGAATATCAGGGGTTGAGATACATTCCGCCGCCAGTGCACGCAAAcgtgcagcagcagcagccggtGAAACCGTCGGTCTCACTTTATCGGAAGCCAAACGTAAATCTAAATAATCTGATCGAGAGTTTCCAGCTGTCCGAGCGACTGCCGGAAATGCTGAACAAAGACAACCTCGACAGCAGCATCAAAACACTCATAGAGATCCTCAATATCTTGCACAATACGCGACAAGAGAATTTCCCGCAGCCGCAAGGGCCTCCTTTATCACCGCCGCCGTCACCGCCCAGATTGATCGGCTACGATGTTTACAAGCCAAAAATATATACGCGGCCAAAAGTGGTCACCGAGACGAGATTTCAAGTGACCCCGAGCCCTCTAATAATCACCGACGATCCTGAACGATACAAGGCGACGGACGGTGACATACCTATCAAATCGTCGTTGCAGTCGGATTACAACCTGAACCacgtaaaagacgaaaaagtagAATACTACATTCCTTACGTTCAGGACATCTCCAACGAGCCTAAACAAGGACTTAGGCCGACCTCAACGCCTAATGCTCCTACCACTGACCACTCGTACGAAATCACGGAAGACCTGAGCGACGATATCCTGCAAGACGAACGGTACACCCTACCGATTTCTACCGAGGCCTCCACGAGTCAACAGTACGTAGCGCAGAACGAAGTTACGCGCCCCGGACCAAAAATGCCGTTGCCGGCATTAAAGTACGGCGCGACACGTGGAAAACCCAACGTCGATTACCCGGCGTATGCAACTATACCGGAAACCAAATTCAATTGCAAAGATCAAAGGTACAAGGGATTCTTCGGTGACCCAGCGACTGGATGCCAA GTATGGCATTACTGCGATCTCAATGGCGGCAAGTCGTCATTCTTATGTCCAAATGGGACGATATTCAGCCAGGTAGCGTTGACCTGCGACTGGTGGTTCAACGTAAAGTGCGAAACGACTACTCAACTATATGTGTTAAATGAACGACtgtataaatacattttgcCAATTATGCCCAAATTCCCCGAAGATTTTACCGGTCCGGAAGTGGATCGATACTTGGAACTCAAGTTCAAAGAGATGGAGGCAAAAATGAAGGAAAAGAAGCTCAAGAAACAGCAAGAAGAGAAGAGCAAACACAAGGGCAAGTCACAAACGGCGGACGACGAAGAATAG